The genomic interval GTGCACGGGCGCCTCCTGTGGGGGGCGGAGTGGGGCCGGGCAGGCTCGTGTGCGCGCCCAGCCGCGACCGGCGCCCCCGTGGCCGGGAAGTATACAGTTTTCAGCGATCGGTTTTCAGTCTTCCGTTTCCAGTCTTCTGGCGCGGGTCGCGCTTTACGCTTCGGGCGGTGTTTTCCCCGGGGGCCGCTATGGGAAACCCATGGGACCGATGGGACGCATGGGACCTATGGGAGAAACCTTCGCCACGCGTCACGCCCGTAAAGTTCTCCCCGATCCCTGCCGATCCACTGGACGGCGCACCCCGTTGCACCTGCGGAGGACCCCGACCATGGAGATCCTGACCCGAGACGCCATCGACTACCTGGTGGCCGGCCACTCCCTGCACGAGATCGTCAACTTCAACGAGCACGCCGTCCTCAAGGCCATGCGCCGGCTCTATGGGCACGACACCTCGCTTTGCCGGTGCTCCCTGTGCGTGGAGGACACCTTCGCCCTGGCGCTCAACGCCCTGCCGCCCCGGTACATCCAGGCCACGAGCCTCCATACCTACGAGGGGAGCAGCCAGTTCATCGCCGAAGACAAGGTCCGGGCGGCGGTGGAGGAGGCGGCCGGCAAGGTGAAGGCCCGGCCCAACCACTGAGCCCAAGGGCACGAATCCCGGCGATCGCCGATACCACCTCCAGCGGACATCCGAATCGGCATCGGGACCCCTGGGGGATCGACGCCGATACCGATCCCGATAGCGATGTCGATCCCAACGAGGGAAAGACCCCGGCCCCGGGTCAGGGGGGAGGTCCGTTTCCCGGGCGAAATCCCCACAGCCGCAAGGCGAAGTAGTTCACGGAGCCCCCCGCCGCCAGGGTCACGAGCCAGGCCAGGCGGTGGTGGAGGCCCACCTCCACCAGGGCGAAGTCCAGCGCCGTGGTGCCCGTGAGGCTCGAGGCGTATACGAGCACCGTGCGGCCCAGGGTGCCCCAGTAAGGCGTGGCCCACCGGAAGGTGTGGCGGCGGTGGATGCCGTGGGTCGCGACGCTCGCGAGCAGGTAGCCCACCGCCCAGGAGAACGGGGCGTTGTACTCCTCCACGAAGCGCCGCCAGTACACGAGCTCATAGAGGCCGTAGAAGAGCACCGAGCCCGCGGTGCCGCTGAGGGCGAACCGGCCGAGCTCCCGCCAGCCCCCGAAGGCCCGCTCCCCATGCCTACCCTCCACGGCGGGCGGCCTCCCGCACCAGCGGGCGGACCAGGGGCAGGATGCGGCGCACGATCTCCTCCACCCCCTCCCGGTTGGGGTGGATCCCGTCGGGCAGGTTGCGCCCGGGCACCCCGGCCACTCCCTCCAGGAAGAAGGGGTAGAACGCCACCCCGTGTCGTCGGGCCAGGCGCGGAAAGACCGCGTCGAACTCCCGGACGTAGGCGGGGTCCAGGTTGCGGGGCGCCTTCATCCCCGCCAGGAGCACCCGCACGCCCCGCTCCCGCAGGGCCGAGAGGATCGCGTCGAGGTTCGCTTCCACTTCGGCCGGGTCGAGCCCCCGCAGGGCGTCGTTGGCCCCGAGCTCCACGATGGCCACGTCGGCGCCGTCCCCCAGGGCCCACTCCAGCCGCGACCGGCCTCCCGCCGACGTGTCGCCCGAGACCCCCGCATTCACCACCACCGCCGGGAGCCCCTCGGCGGCCAGCGCCCGCTGGAGCACCGACGCAAAGGCATCCCGGGGCGCCAGGCCGTATCCGGCCGTGAGGCTGTCCCCCAGGGCCAGGATGCGCACGGGTGCCTGGGCCGCCCCGGCGTTTACAAGGGCGAGGCACAGTGCGATGCTTGCCGGAAGCGCCCGGCGGGCGGCCCGGGCGCAGCCAAGAAGCACAGGAAGGAACGACGGCATGGCGGTTCCCAAGGTCGGGCTCTCCGAGGGGGTGTCCCCGATGATCGCGCTGGACGACGTGTGCCTGACCTTAACCGGGGGCGGGGGAGAGGTCAACATCCTCCGGGGCATCGCGGCTGAGGTCGCTCCCGGCGAGACCGTGAGCGTCGTGGGGCCCTCGGGAGCCGGCAAGACCACGCTTCTCATGATCGTGGGGGGACTGGAGCGCCCCTCGGCGGGCCGGGTGCGGGTGGCCGGGGTAGACCTGGGGGACCTCGACGAGGACGG from Thermodesulfobacteriota bacterium carries:
- a CDS encoding late competence development ComFB family protein, producing the protein MEILTRDAIDYLVAGHSLHEIVNFNEHAVLKAMRRLYGHDTSLCRCSLCVEDTFALALNALPPRYIQATSLHTYEGSSQFIAEDKVRAAVEEAAGKVKARPNH
- a CDS encoding GtrA family protein; translated protein: MEGRHGERAFGGWRELGRFALSGTAGSVLFYGLYELVYWRRFVEEYNAPFSWAVGYLLASVATHGIHRRHTFRWATPYWGTLGRTVLVYASSLTGTTALDFALVEVGLHHRLAWLVTLAAGGSVNYFALRLWGFRPGNGPPP
- a CDS encoding arylesterase, with product MPSFLPVLLGCARAARRALPASIALCLALVNAGAAQAPVRILALGDSLTAGYGLAPRDAFASVLQRALAAEGLPAVVVNAGVSGDTSAGGRSRLEWALGDGADVAIVELGANDALRGLDPAEVEANLDAILSALRERGVRVLLAGMKAPRNLDPAYVREFDAVFPRLARRHGVAFYPFFLEGVAGVPGRNLPDGIHPNREGVEEIVRRILPLVRPLVREAARRGG